The following coding sequences are from one Arachis hypogaea cultivar Tifrunner chromosome 7, arahy.Tifrunner.gnm2.J5K5, whole genome shotgun sequence window:
- the LOC112702126 gene encoding uncharacterized protein has protein sequence MDEAEFQRLLQLFPVVRSRDYCAKQTSSRRSSRQASGSAKDEYREWQDAWNERDINFENQGNNPHSFWSKLKSEAAKKVGLEEAERFCKAFQQVHKKLVYEELNSDAGRSFINSS, from the exons ATGGACGAAGCTGAATTTCAACGCCTTCTCCAACTCTTCCCCGTTGTTCGTTCTCGCGATTACTGT GCCAAACAAACATCATCTAGGCGTTCGTCCAGACAAGCTTCTGGATCTGCAAAGGATGAG TATAGGGAATGGCAAGATGCATGGAATGAAAGAGATATAAATTTCGAGAACCAAGGAAATAACCCAC ATTCATTTTGGAGCAAGCTAAAGTCAGAGGCTGCTAAGAAG GTTGGTCTAGAAGAGGCCGAGAGATTTTGCAAGGCTTTCCAACAAGTTCACAAGAAACTG GTCTATGAAGAGTTGAATTCAGATGCTGGCAGAAGCTTCATAAACTCTTCGTAG